A stretch of the Musa acuminata AAA Group cultivar baxijiao chromosome BXJ2-7, Cavendish_Baxijiao_AAA, whole genome shotgun sequence genome encodes the following:
- the LOC135616851 gene encoding putative pentatricopeptide repeat-containing protein At5g06400, mitochondrial encodes MSSLCKLFSSTNPAPSRLLLYRLKSSNTRAKSKSPARKTSTRSKGPTPASVYQTISQLVEAEEKPAVDHASTQVLLAKDGSFARPVSSFDGSPDACRIAQESTSTPRAGETVFREGDSERNPPQNSNLEDVSPIVHQITNIVRSEKSQLRMERRLEELDSVLSSDVVEKVLKRCFKVGHLALRFFNWVKERPNFCHTTEAYNVMIYIAGEAKDFDLMEKLVDEMDEEPCPRDVKTWTILISKYGKAKQIGKAMRTFEAMKKSGCEVDIGVYEIMFRALCCANKPELAMEFYREMTSKNMAVKRNLYEMLMDCLAISGDAAAVRSVGLDMMKNAQVSESEVYTRILRSFCFSGKTEEAQHLFEEIKKKNLLVDSDTYDILVKGFCRAGKMDKSVDIVKGLRQNSGVDSKLYGCLISGFLKKGDIEKALKLLQEMRESGCQPMVSTYTEMIQRLFRSDGYQKAFELSEEMLRNGIKPDIVAITAMVAGYVQNNKISEAWKVFETMKQNGMRPTRKAYTVFINELCKVSKPLEALKLLEEMINSMINPKDGVFHLVISSLTKIGELEKARNVEKICRSSRLYCLEEEPACQSSCHQFLDHEHEVSSFSPKQDEQDMKSVKTTTFSNADLKEVRRIISSYTEWCSIQEVLESSAICFTPELVEAVLRSSQRQSRAALQLFSWIGRKTGYTHTAEAYNMAIKLAGSAKDFKHMRHLFREMRRSDLAITPNTWTIMIAQYGQAGLTQMALDAFKEMKKDGYEPYGSTYKYLIVFLCGKKGRKTDEAIKIFQEMIRAGHMPDKEMLDIYLSCLCESKQLVDAQRSLKSLCRRGFTAQVGYSLLVKSLCRAGRIEEALKAADDMELLGCTRDQYVYGSIVHALLREGRLDEALDKVETMKRAGISQTTHIHTSLIVHFCKEKNIAEAMKIFKKMKDDGCEATVVTYSALIRGFMNMGMVTDAWNIFRRMKLKGPYPDFVTYSMFMACLCKSGRSEDALQLIHEMLESGIIPSAINFREVFHGLNREGKQHLARNVLETKWRLKRERMLSL; translated from the coding sequence ATGAGCAGTCTGTGCAAGCTGTTCTCGTCGACGAATCCGGCGCCTTCTCGGTTGTTGTTGTATCGCTTGAAGTCCTCGAACACCCGCGCAAAGAGCAAGTCTCCAGCTCGCAAGACGTCGACCCGCTCGAAAGGACCCACCCCTGCTTCCGTGTACCAGACGATCTCCCAGCTCGTCGAGGCCGAAGAGAAGCCCGCCGTTGATCACGCTTCCACTCAGGTTTTGCTCGCTAAAGATGGCAGCTTTGCTCGTCCAGTTAGTTCCTTTGATGGTAGCCCAGATGCTTGCCGAATTGCCCAAGAGAGCACGAGTACACCCCGTGCTGGAGAAACGGTGTTCAGAGAAGGTGATTCAGAACGAAACCCACCTCAAAATTCCAACTTGGAAGACGTCAGCCCGATCGTTCACCAGATCACGAACATTGTGCGCTCAGAGAAATCTCAGCTTCGCATGGAACGGCGCTTGGAGGAGTTGGATTCGGTTTTGAGTTCGGATGTGGTAGAGAAGGTGTTGAAGAGGTGCTTCAAGGTCGGCCATTTGGCCCTTCGATTCTTCAACTGGGTCAAGGAGCGGCCAAACTTTTGCCACACGACAGAGGCCTACAATGTGATGATATACATAGCCGGCGAGGCTAAGGATTTCGATTTGATGGAGAAGTTGGTGGATGAAATGGATGAGGAGCCGTGTCCCAGGGATGTCAAGACATGGACTATTCTCATCTCGAAGTATGGAAAAGCAAAGCAGATCGGCAAAGCTATGCGCACATTTGAGGCAATGAAGAAATCTGGTTGTGAAGTAGACATCGGAGTCTATGAAATAATGTTTCGTGCTTTATGTTGTGCGAATAAACCAGAGCTTGCCATGGAGTTTTACAGAGAAATGACTTCTAAGAACATGGCGGTCAAGCGAAACTTATATGAAATGCTTATGGATTGTCTAGCGATATCAGGTGATGCAGCAGCTGTTAGGTCGGTCGGacttgatatgatgaagaatgcaCAGGTCTCAGAAAGTGAGGTTTACACTCGCATCTTGAGGAGTTTTTGTTTTTCTGGGAAAACTGAAGAAGCACAACATCTGTTCGAGGAGATCAAGAAGAAAAACCTCCTTGTTGATTCTGACACCTATGACATCTTAGTGAAAGGATTTTGCAGGGCAGGCAAGATGGATAAATCTGTAGACATTGTGAAGGGCTTGAGGCAAAATTCAGGTGTCGACAGTAAGTTGTATGGTTGTTTGATTAGTGGTTTCCTTAAAAAAGGTGATATAGAAAAGGCCTTAAAGTTGTTGCAAGAAATGAGAGAATCTGGGTGCCAGCCAATGGTTTCTACTTATACTGAGATGATCCAACGGCTATTTAGATCAGATGGATATCAAAAGGCTTTCGAACTTTCTGAGGAGATGTTGAGAAATGGTATCAAGCCGGATATTGTAGCAATCACAGCCATGGTTGCTGGTTATGTCCAAAACAACAAAATTTCTGAAGCTTGGAAGGTTTTTGAAACCATGAAGCAGAACGGGATGAGGCCTACTAGAAAAGCTTATACTGTGTTCATCAATGAACTTTGTAAGGTTTCCAAACCCCTAGAGGCTCTTAAGCTTTTGGAAGAAATGATCAATTCCATGATAAATCCAAAAGATGGAGTATTCCATCTGGTCATTTCTTCTCTAACCAAAATTGGAGAGTTGGAGAAAGCTAGAAACGTGGAGAAGATATGCAGATCATCCAGACTATATTGCCTAGAAGAGGAACCAGCTTGTCAATCATCTTGCCATCAGTTTCTTGATCATGAGCATGAGGTATCAAGTTTCTCACCAAAGCAGGATGAGCAGGACATGAAATCTGTTAAAACAACAACTTTTAGCAATGCTGATCTCAAGGAAGTGCGCAGAATTATATCCTCATATACCGAATGGTGCTCAATTCAGGAAGTTTTAGAGAGCAGCGCCATTTGCTTTACACCAGAACTAGTGGAGGCCGTCCTCCGTAGTAGTCAGAGACAAAGCCGTGCAGCTTTGCAATTATTTTCATGGATCGGAAGGAAAACTGGTTATACTCACACAGCGGAAGCCTATAATATGGCCATCAAACTTGCAGGAAGTGCCAAAGATTTCAAGCACATGAGACATCTTTTTCGGGAAATGAGGAGAAGCGATTTAGCAATAACTCCAAATACCTGGACAATTATGATAGCTCAGTATGGTCAAGCAGGTCTAACTCAAATGGCTTTAGATGCTTTTAAAGAGATGAAGAAAGATGGCTATGAGCCATATGGTAGTACTTATAAATATCTTATTGTGTTTCTGTGTGGCAAGAAAGGTCGAAAGACAGACGAAGCAATCAAAATATTCCAAGAAATGATCCGTGCAGGACACATGCCAGACAAAGAAATGCTTGATATTTATCTTTCTTGTTTGTGTGAATCCAAGCAATTAGTTGATGCTCAAAGATCTCTTAAAAGTCTATGTCGTAGAGGGTTCACAGCACAGGTTGGTTACTCCTTGCTAGTTAAGTCTCTCTGCAGAGCAGGCAGAATAGAAGAGGCTCTGAAGGCAGCAGATGACATGGAGCTTCTTGGATGCACCAGAGATCAGTATGTCTATGGAAGTATTGTCCATGCACTTCTCAGAGAGGGTCGGTTGGATGAGGCCTTAGATAAGGTTGAGACAATGAAGAGGGCAGGGATTTCACAAACCACTCATATACATACATCTTTGATTGTTCATTTctgtaaagagaaaaatattgcCGAGGCAATGAAAATATTTAAGAAGATGAAGGATGATGGTTGCGAGGCAACCGTAGTTACATATTCGGCACTCATTCGTGGATTTATGAACATGGGGATGGTTACGGATGCATGGAATATTTTTCGCAGAATGAAACTCAAAGGCCCATATCCTGATTTTGTGACCTACTCAATGTTCATGGCCTGTCTGTGCAAATCAGGAAGGTCCGAAGATGCACTGCAACTTATCCACGAAATGTTGGAAAGTGGTATCATTCCTAGCGCCATTAACTTCCGAGAAGTCTTCCATGGCCTGAACAGAGAAGGTAAGCAACATTTAGCTCGTAATGTACTCGAAACAAAATGGCGTCTAAAACGAGAAAGGATGCTTTCGCTATAA
- the LOC103990348 gene encoding protein YABBY 2: MSAQIVPEHVCYIHCNFCNTILAVSVPGNSMFNVVTVRCGHCANLLSVNMGALLQAFPLQDFQAHNFGSQSNRLEIGSSSRCNRSSLYSMKDEQQQIVTLRPPEKRQRVPSAYNRFIREEIQRIKANNPDISHKEAFSAAAKNWAHFPHIHFGLTLDGSKQVKLDDAIAAAPGGEKAPGFY; this comes from the exons ATGTCGGCCCAGATCGTTCCTGAGCACGTTTGCTACATCCACTGCAACTTCTGCAACACCATCCTCGCG GTTAGCGTTCCCGGAAACAGCATGTTCAACGTCGTGACAGTCCGGTGCGGGCATTGCGCCAATCTGCTGTCGGTCAACATGGGAGCCTTGCTTCAAGCTTTCCCTCTTCAAGATTTCCAG GCGCATAATTTTGGATCTCAAAGCAACAGGCTAGAGATTGGATCATCTTCCAGATGTAACAGGTCTTCATTGTACTCCATGAAGGATGAACAGCAGCAAATTGTAACCTTACGTC CCCCAGAGAAGAGGCAACGCGTTCCTTCCGCCTACAACAGGTTTATCAG GGAGGAGATACAAAGGATAAAAGCTAACAATCCTGATATTAGCCACAAGGAAGCCTTCAGCGCTGCGGCGAAGAAT TGGGCACACTTTCCTCACATTCATTTTGGGCTAACCCTTGatggtagtaagcaagtaaagctgGACGATGCCATAGCAGCAGCACCAGGAGGAGAAAAGGCTCCAGGTTTCTATTAA